A single region of the Oreochromis niloticus isolate F11D_XX linkage group LG19, O_niloticus_UMD_NMBU, whole genome shotgun sequence genome encodes:
- the LOC100690744 gene encoding nanos homolog 1, with amino-acid sequence MDFLDRGYLDARSPYDYTFNFWNDYLGLSTLVAKNKINSPPFSPNSITESLKATLGLEDDSPVCSCVIGHGRDTNDGPLDCYCAAPSSPPISIYDLKERISLLRPYEHLASDSQLGDRDSPSYKGSFSGFDLLAMDRRRKQAQRGKPEPKVCVFCRNNGAPEEVYGTHILKTADGRVLCPILRAYTCPLCSANGDNAHTIKYCPLSKDQPSQRVAKGGRAIGKRLKIF; translated from the coding sequence ATGGATTTCTTAGACCGCGGTTACCTGGACGCGCGGTCTCCTTATGATTACACCTTTAATTTTTGGAACGACTACCTCGGGCTGTCGACACTTGTCGCCAAAAATAAGATCAACAGTCCGCCCTTCAGCCCTAACTCTATAACCGAGTCTCTTAAAGCGACTTTGGGACTGGAGGACGATTCCCCGGTTTGCTCCTGCGTAATTGGGCACGGCAGGGACACCAACGACGGACCCTTGGACTGCTACTGCGCGGCCCCGAGCTCCCCGCCGATCTCCATCTATGATCTCAAAGAGCGCATCTCGCTTCTCAGGCCATACGAACACCTCGCTAGTGATTCGCAGCTGGGGGACAGAGATTCCCCCTCGTACAAGGGAAGCTTCTCTGGCTTCGACCTGCTCGCCATGGACCGAAGACGCAAACAGGCTCAGAGGGGCAAACCGGAGCCGAAAGTGTGCGTCTTCTGTCGGAATAACGGCGCACCAGAGGAAGTTTACGGCACCCATATCCTGAAGACAGCGGACGGCAGAGTGCTTTGCCCCATCCTCCGGGCGTACACCTGCCCCCTCTGCAGTGCCAACGGTGACAATGCGCACACCATCAAGTACTGCCCGCTTTCTAAAGACCAGCCGAGCCAGAGAGTTGCAAAGGGGGGCAGAGCGATTGGCAAACGGCTGAAAATCTTCTGA
- the mrps26 gene encoding small ribosomal subunit protein mS26, with the protein MFQVIGGRSVQAVRLLAPRSAVLVEAVRGRKSRTDPVAKSKEGRIKVPPPVDPVEMVVLKERYTEYKLIMRALRLEFKEEVLRKKYEEETGSQAEERARQEAEEHRALMAWNNEENLRMLKARILRVQKEAEEAERKKIEAAIQREQEQQEFIKEKEREILRLQEEVKNFITMENLDQRIEEALDNPKNYNFAVDKEGRVIKQTVLQ; encoded by the exons ATGTTCCAGGTAATCGGCGGAAGGAGCGTGCAGGCGGTACGGCTCTTAGCGCCCAGGAGCGCCGTGCTCGTGGAAGCTGTCCGGGGCCGAAAGTCTCGCACCGACCCGGTAGCCAAGTCCAAAGAGGGGCGAATTAAAGTGCCTCCCCCCGTCGATCCGGTGGAAATGGTAGTTCTCAAAGAGAGATACACGGAGTACAAGCTGATCATGAGGGCGCTCCG TTTGGAGTTTAAGGAGGAGGTGCTGCGAAAGAAGTACGAGGAGGAGACGGGCTCCCAGGCGGAGGAGAGGGCGaggcaggaggcggaggagcaCCGAGCCCTGATGGCCTGGAACAACGAGGAGAACCTGCGCATGCTGAAAGCCAG AATTCTGAGGGTCCAGAAAGAAGCAGAGGAAGCTGAGCGCAAGAAGATAGAAGCTGCCATTCAGCGGGAACAGGAACAGCAAGAATTCatcaaagaaaaagagagggagattTTGCGGCTGCAG gAGGAAGTAAAGAACTTCATCACCATGGAGAACTTGGATCAACGAATTGAGGAGGCACTGGACAATCCAAAGAATTACAACTTTGCCGTTGACAAAGAAGGGAGAGTCATCAAACAGACAGTGCTGCAGTGA
- the neff2 gene encoding LOW QUALITY PROTEIN: neurofilament light polypeptide (The sequence of the model RefSeq protein was modified relative to this genomic sequence to represent the inferred CDS: deleted 1 base in 1 codon): MSYDSFFSTRRPWDSYKGSRTITKSSVSSSFYPSSRAPPSGKRILRTSSSSLPDGSQRMNLAQASSLNTELLGLRSQERAQLVDLNDRFATYIEKVRHLELQNRALLAELDALRRRQNDPSRLQALYEGEARSLRAMIDSENGEKMRMEAEKDYLRDVYEQMKERYEEEARRRMDAEEALQRAKEEASRAVVYNCDAEATVASLCDEMVFLKKVFAEEQAELQAQLQVANISIDMEVSRPDLSTALRDIRAQYERLAHKNMQAAEEWYQSKFASVAEMASKNNEAVHAIREETMEYRRLLQSRSSEIEALRNVIDSLNKQLEDLEETQSKEVEKYQMRISELERNIAEAKQEMARYLREYQDLLNVKMALDIEIAAYRKLLEGEEIRLAYPSLHALN, from the exons ATGAGCTACGATTCCTTCTTCTCCACCCGCCGCCCTTGGGACAGCTACAAAGGCTCCCGAACCATCACCAAATCCTCCGTGTCTTCATCTTTCTACCCTTCTTCACGAGCTCCTCCATCTGGTAAGAGGATCCTAAGgacctcctcctcttcccttcCAGATGGATCTCAGAGGATGAACCTGGCTCAAGCCAGCTCTCTAAACACAGAGCTGCTGGGCCTGCGCTCCCAGGAGAGGGCACAGCTTGTGGACCTGAATGACCGATTCGCCACCTACATTGAGAAGGTGAGGCACCTCGAGCTGCAGAACCGAGCCCTGCTGGCTGAGCTAGATGCGCTGAGGAGGCGGCAGAACGATCCGTCCCGTCTGCAGGCGCTCTATGAAGGTGAGGCGCGGAGTTTGAGGGCCATGATCGACTCGGAGAACGGGGAGAAGATGAGGATGGAGGCAGAGAAGGACTACCTGCGCGATGTGTATGAGCAGATGAAGGAGCGCTATGAGGAGGAGGCACGGCGGCGCATGGATGCCGAGGAGGCCCTGCAGAGGGCCAAAGAGGAGGCGAGCAGGGCCGTGGTCTACAACTGTGATGCAGAAGCCACTGTGGCCTCCCTGTGCGATGAGATGGTGTTCCTGAAGAAAGTCTTTGCAGAGGAGCAAGCAGAGCTGCAGGCCCAGCTGCAGGTGGCCAACATCAGCATAGACATGGAGGTGTCCCGGCCTGATCTGTCCACCGCGCTGCGAGACATCAGGGCTCAGTACGAGCGGCTGGCACACAAGAACATGCAGGCCGCCGAGGAGTGGTACCAGAGCAAGTTTGCAAGCGTGGCGGAGATGGCCAGCAAAAACAACGAGGCCGTGCATGCCATCCGGGAGGAGACCATGGAGTACCGGAGACTGCTCCAGTCCCGCTCCTCGGAGATCGAGGCACTCCGGAATGTCATCGACTCCCTGAATAAGCAACTGGAAGATCTGGAAGAAACACAGTCGAAGGAGGTGGAAAAGTACCAG atGAGGATAAGTGAGCTGGAGCGCAATATTGCTGAAGCTAAGCAGGAGATGGCGCGCTACCTGAGAGAGTACCAAGACCTTCTCAATGTGAAGATGGCCCTTGACATTGAAATAGCAGCATACAG GAAACTCCTGGAG GGGGAGGAGATTCGTCTGGCGTACCCTTCCCTTCATGCTCTAAATTAA